The sequence GACCGATGGAAGCGAGCTTACGCGGCGCTTCGCCGTCCGACGTGCTCCACACCCCGGGGTAGCCCGCCCGGGGCATTGCTCCGATGCCCAGGCTCAGAGCGACATCACACAGCGCCTGCTCGACCGCGGAGACGAAGCTCCGCACACCACGACCGCGAGACGGCAGCTGGCACACCGGGTAGCCGATCAACTGCCCGGGACCGTGGTACGTGACGTCGCCGCCGCGATCCGTCCGCACTACAGGCCGGTCCGGACGCTCGACGCCTTCCGGCACCGAGGCGTTTCGGCCCACCGTCAGAACCGGGGGATGCTCGAGAAGGAGAAGCAGGTCGTCGATGCCGCCGCGCGCGCGCATCTCGGCAAGCCGCGTTTGCATGCGGCGAGCCGAGTCGTACTCGACGCGACCGAGAAAGCACCAACGCATATTCCCCACGTTGGCTGCGATACCCACCCGGTCCGGACCCCGCAAGAACCTTTCAGAACTCGCCCATCAATCCGTGGCGACGCATCCGCCGCCAAAGCGTCACGCGCGAGATCCCGAGCTCCCGCGCCGCGGCCTCCCGACGCCATCGATGTCGCCCGAGCAGACGCTCCAGTTCCTCCCGCTCCACCTCGTCGGGAGAGCTCTCCGCCACGACCGTCGCCCGCCGATCGGAGCCCCGCGACGCCGAAGACGGCAGCTGCCCGAGAGCCGACGCCCAGCCGGCACGCCAGCCGGCGACGTCCGCCACAGCCCTTGCCCGCTCGACGAAGTTCTCCAACTCCCGGACGTTCCCGGGCCAATCGTAGAGCTCCATCCGAGCGAGGTCCGCGGCGAGAGGAAGCGCTCGCCCGCTCGCGCCCGGGAAACCCTCGCCGCGCCCTCCGCGCTTCAGGAGGTGCGCTACGAGAAGGGAAAGATCGGACGGCCGCTCACGCAGCGGCGGCACCCTGACACGAAGCACGTCGAGCCGGTAGAAGAGGTCGCGCCGGAAGGTGCCCTGCTGGACCATCGACTCCAGGTTCCGATTGCTGGCGGCAAGGATTCGCACCTCTGCCGTCCGGAGGCGAGCCGTCCCAACGGGCCGATACTCGTGCTCCTGAATCAGTCGGAGAAGCTTCCCTTGGATCGACGCGGGAAGATCCTCGACCTCATCGAGCATCAACGTTCCGCCCGAGGCATGCTCCACCAGGCCGGCACGGTCGGAGCCCGCGCCGGTGTACGCCCCGCGGACGTGCCCGAACAACTCGGCTTCGGCAAGGGCTTCGGGCAAGGCGCCGCAGTTCACCGCAACGAAGGCCCCCTTCGCCCGCGTGCTCTCTCCATGGATCGCCCGCGCGACGAGTTCCTTTCCGACGCCGGTTTCCCCTTCGATCCGCACGGGCGCGAGGCTCCGCCCGCACCGGCGAACCTCTGCGCGAACCGCGCGCATCTGCGGGCTCGCCCCGACGAGTGTCGACTCGGGTCCCACCCGCCGTGCCGCCACCAAGTCGCCGAGGAGTCCGGCGACCCCGTCGACCGCGCCGCCGCCCTTAACGAAGTAGTCGAGGGCTCCCGCATGCAGCGCGCGCACCGCAGTGCGCGCCGAGCCATCGGCCGTAAGCAGGACAAACGGGACCTCCTCCCCGCGTCGGCGCAGCCCGCGCACGACGCCGAGCCCATCGCCGTCCGGCAAAGAGACGTCGAGCACCAGCACGTCGACCGGTGAGGACTCGACCCGAAGCGTTGCGGCTTCGAGCGACTCCGCCGTCTCTATCCGCAAGCCCGGAACCCGGTCACGAAGCGCCGCGACCAGGACCGCCGTATAGACGAGGTCATCATCGACGACGAGCGCCGTCGGTCGGTCCGGCGCGCCCCTATCCTCTACTCGTTCCATCGTTCACCACCCCGGGACGCCACCCTCGATTCGCGCGCGACGCTACCACGGGAGGCAGGCGGGTCCGGCCTGCACGCGAGACAATGAAGACGCGGTCGCACCCGGGGTGCACCGCGACGGGCGGGGCCGGCCTGCTTCGACCGGCCCCGGCGCGTCCCCCGGCCCCCTAGGCGGACCCCATGTCGCGCCCAAGCGACCCCCTCACCCAGAAAGCCAACGCAAGTCGTACGCCAGCGGGAACCGCATGGCAGGCGCTCGCTCCGCACCAAAAGTGGAACGGGTCGTTTCTCCGGCGCGAGCGAACCGTTACGAGAAAGGAACCGAGCGTTTCAATGTCCCCCACCGTTCAGCCCCCCGCGGCGAGAAAGCGCCAACCAGTGCGCCAGTGGTATAAAAACCTCCCGCTGATGGCGGGCCTCGTCCTGATTGCCCTCGGTTTAGGCAACTGGATCACCGGCTCGATACGAACGGCCGAGCACGCGCAGCAAATCGAGGAATCTCTCCAGGCGCCGTCACGCGGAGGTGTCTCCAGCAAACGGCCGAGCGCAGAGGAAGTCGAGATTGCACGCGTTCGGATGGACTTCTACCACGTCGTTGCGAGCGGCGGTCGTCTCATGACGGCAGCGGGATTTCTTTTAACGACATTCGGCCTTGCGCGTTCCTTGCGGCCGCGGGCAAGAAAGGGATGACCGAGCGGACACGGCAAGCACTCCTGCATATGCCCAAGGCGACGAACCTCATACTGCCAGCGGGACGCTCTTCAATCGGCAAACCCGAGTCCTGGCCCCTCCTTCCAGATGCCGCGAGGATCCTCGCGCGCGTGGCGCCTAGCTCCATCCCGGTGCTCTGCCTGGGCTCCAGCGGCACTGCGTTCGCGCGGCTCGCCGGGAGCGTGCATCGCGCAAGTCAGCGCGTGCGACTCGCACGCGTCGACCTCAGACGCGAGGGAGCCGGCGGCATTCTCGCGTTGCCGCACGGGTCCGAAGCTTCCTATTTGACGCTTGCGCTCGACGGGCTCGAGGCGCTCGATGACTCGGGACAGGGCACCCTCGCCTCCTATCTCGACGAATCGTCCCCACGCCTCATCTGCGCGACTCGAGTCTCAGCGGAGGACCTGACGGGAACCTTCCGCGCGGACCTGCTGGGACAGCTCTCGACGGTCACCGTGGACACACCAGCGCTGCGCGAGCGCGGGCGCGAAATCGGTAGCCTCGCCTCCGAGCGCATCGCGATGCTCGCGCGCGAGATCGACCTTCACGAGGCCCCCACACTCACCGAATCGGCGACCGCCGCCCTCGCCTCCCACAACTGGCCCGGAGACGTGACCGAGTTCGATGCCGTCCTGCTCGCGACCCTATTGCGCGAACCGCCCTCTGCGACGATCGAGGCCAGCGACCTCCTGTGGCCCCGCCAACCCGCGGCCCTTTCCACCTCGACCCCGTCGGCGACGATTCGCCCGCGCGACTCCGAACCGCCACTGACGCCTTCGCTCCCCGAGCCGCCTCGCGAGACGGTCGCAGCCCCGCCTCTGGACGCGGCCGCGGAGCCCCTCGACACGCTCGAGTCCGTCGCGGTCGAACTCGCCCATCAGCTGAAGAACCCCCTCGTCACGGTCAAGACGTTCGTGTCGAACGCCGAACGGATGGATCACGAGGAGATGACCCGGTTCCGGGAGATCGCGCTCGAGGGAATCGACCGGATCGACGGCCCCCTGGACCAGATCCTGGACTTCTCCCGGCTCCCCGGTTCGACCGACGATACCCTCGAAGTGGCTCTGGAACTGACGAAATCTCTGGAATCGGTCGCCCCGAAGCTCGACGCCAAAGGCATCTCCGTCCAGGGGATCCCGCCGAGCCTGCTCCCGGCCCGGGGGTCCACGGCGAACCTCGACTTCGCCCTCTCGACCCTCACCCAACACATCGCCGAGACCATCGAGCCGCAAAGCATCCTCATGATCGCCCGCCCATCGGCGGACCTCGTTCTCCTCCACTACCGCGAATCCGGCGCCTCGACGCACCTCCGAGGAGCCACCGGAAACCCCGATTCTAGTTTTCCTCTCGCCCTGTTGCTGGTAAGAGGCGCCCTCACACGGATGGGTGGTGGCCTCCGGACGAGCCACGCGCATACGGAGGTGACGGTCGAGTTGTCCT is a genomic window of Candidatus Binatia bacterium containing:
- a CDS encoding histidine kinase dimerization/phospho-acceptor domain-containing protein translates to MAPSSIPVLCLGSSGTAFARLAGSVHRASQRVRLARVDLRREGAGGILALPHGSEASYLTLALDGLEALDDSGQGTLASYLDESSPRLICATRVSAEDLTGTFRADLLGQLSTVTVDTPALRERGREIGSLASERIAMLAREIDLHEAPTLTESATAALASHNWPGDVTEFDAVLLATLLREPPSATIEASDLLWPRQPAALSTSTPSATIRPRDSEPPLTPSLPEPPRETVAAPPLDAAAEPLDTLESVAVELAHQLKNPLVTVKTFVSNAERMDHEEMTRFREIALEGIDRIDGPLDQILDFSRLPGSTDDTLEVALELTKSLESVAPKLDAKGISVQGIPPSLLPARGSTANLDFALSTLTQHIAETIEPQSILMIARPSADLVLLHYRESGASTHLRGATGNPDSSFPLALLLVRGALTRMGGGLRTSHAHTEVTVELSFTPA
- a CDS encoding sigma-54 dependent transcriptional regulator; amino-acid sequence: MERVEDRGAPDRPTALVVDDDLVYTAVLVAALRDRVPGLRIETAESLEAATLRVESSPVDVLVLDVSLPDGDGLGVVRGLRRRGEEVPFVLLTADGSARTAVRALHAGALDYFVKGGGAVDGVAGLLGDLVAARRVGPESTLVGASPQMRAVRAEVRRCGRSLAPVRIEGETGVGKELVARAIHGESTRAKGAFVAVNCGALPEALAEAELFGHVRGAYTGAGSDRAGLVEHASGGTLMLDEVEDLPASIQGKLLRLIQEHEYRPVGTARLRTAEVRILAASNRNLESMVQQGTFRRDLFYRLDVLRVRVPPLRERPSDLSLLVAHLLKRGGRGEGFPGASGRALPLAADLARMELYDWPGNVRELENFVERARAVADVAGWRAGWASALGQLPSSASRGSDRRATVVAESSPDEVEREELERLLGRHRWRREAAARELGISRVTLWRRMRRHGLMGEF
- the lipB gene encoding lipoyl(octanoyl) transferase LipB — protein: MRWCFLGRVEYDSARRMQTRLAEMRARGGIDDLLLLLEHPPVLTVGRNASVPEGVERPDRPVVRTDRGGDVTYHGPGQLIGYPVCQLPSRGRGVRSFVSAVEQALCDVALSLGIGAMPRAGYPGVWSTSDGEAPRKLASIGLGVRRAVTLHGFALNVDERAERGFDGIAPCGLVGVKVTSLASLRRGPMPDLEAVAARVARGVAVRTEKRWVPKPLDPAELPVDDTVSSEDGRSDGERPAEHTRTFLLG